A stretch of the Rhodohalobacter mucosus genome encodes the following:
- a CDS encoding carboxymuconolactone decarboxylase family protein — MAHINLNNQFPGIVGLMHYRPETAKPLNELAEILLRGESTLTSAEREMIASYVSHQNECHFCHSCHGAAAAHHLDGDLSLLSDIKDGFRKTNLSLKMKALLNIAKKVQILGNRVEPDDIRAARDEGATDREIHDTVLIAAAFCMYNRYVDGLGTWAPEEPEAYDETGRMLAHEGYLKSIP, encoded by the coding sequence ATGGCACATATAAATCTGAACAACCAATTCCCCGGTATCGTGGGGCTGATGCACTATCGCCCCGAAACCGCCAAACCGCTGAACGAACTGGCTGAAATTTTGCTGCGCGGCGAATCCACTCTCACAAGCGCTGAGCGCGAGATGATCGCGTCGTATGTTTCGCACCAGAATGAGTGCCATTTTTGTCATTCATGCCATGGCGCGGCTGCAGCACATCATCTTGACGGAGATTTGTCGTTATTGAGCGATATTAAGGACGGGTTTCGAAAGACAAACTTGTCTCTTAAAATGAAAGCCCTTCTCAATATCGCCAAAAAAGTGCAGATTCTTGGTAACCGGGTGGAGCCTGATGACATCCGTGCGGCTCGAGATGAGGGAGCAACAGATCGTGAAATACACGACACAGTTTTGATTGCCGCCGCATTTTGCATGTATAACCGGTATGTGGATGGACTTGGCACGTGGGCTCCCGAAGAGCCTGAGGCCTACGACGAAACCGGACGAATGCTGGCGCACGAGGGTTATCTGAAATCTATACCCTGA
- a CDS encoding SDR family oxidoreductase has protein sequence MEDKVVLIVGGTGGIGRASSDLFSRAGAKVVLAARDKSKAEEKAKELNDNGGEAYAIEVDVTDLGSVSDMAREVHDNLGEIDVLVNAFGTGLIQPLLDINPEDAKEVFDVNVYGTFLVTQTVGRYMATAKKGRVILFPGILGKAVMKNTSVYSASKYAVTGMAKALVEEYRRAEIKFSLLYLGGVATEFWDNPKVEMRVKKEAMLTPEEVAKAVYYAASQPEQSVLNEIVIQPESHQMV, from the coding sequence ATGGAAGACAAAGTAGTACTCATCGTAGGCGGAACAGGCGGCATTGGAAGAGCATCATCTGATCTTTTTTCGCGTGCCGGTGCAAAAGTGGTTCTGGCCGCACGTGATAAATCAAAAGCTGAAGAGAAAGCCAAGGAGTTGAATGATAACGGCGGTGAAGCGTACGCAATTGAAGTGGATGTGACCGACCTCGGCTCCGTATCTGACATGGCCCGTGAAGTGCACGATAATCTGGGAGAAATTGACGTATTGGTTAATGCTTTTGGAACCGGCCTGATTCAACCTCTTCTGGATATCAATCCTGAAGACGCCAAAGAAGTGTTCGACGTAAATGTATACGGCACCTTCCTGGTAACGCAAACTGTGGGACGATACATGGCAACCGCCAAAAAAGGACGCGTTATTCTCTTTCCCGGTATTCTTGGCAAAGCCGTAATGAAAAATACCTCCGTTTACTCTGCATCCAAATACGCAGTAACCGGAATGGCCAAGGCTCTGGTCGAAGAGTACCGGCGCGCAGAGATAAAATTTTCTCTGCTCTACCTGGGCGGTGTTGCTACCGAATTCTGGGACAATCCGAAAGTGGAAATGCGCGTGAAAAAAGAAGCCATGCTCACCCCCGAGGAGGTGGCCAAAGCCGTGTACTATGCGGCATCACAGCCGGAACAGTCGGTGCTGAATGAGATCGTGATACAGCCTGAATCGCACCAGATGGTGTAA
- a CDS encoding TonB-dependent receptor yields the protein MIKHFSGIILICLLLFQGIVYAQNSSVLRLIVLESGGQPVVGANVLLYENGQDQYTGYGVTNRDGFVEFRNLEAGEYQIRTTYIGFEPFERSYELSGEEIRVERITLRDQVGELDEIEVTARGAFRTGEVGVTRIRGEEFSRVPSAGLEGDLMAYIQTLPGVVTIGDQGGDIFIRGGTPAQNLVLVDNIPLVKPFHISNLFSAFPERVVNDVSVMAGGFDNRYMNSASSVIEVNLKPGNLYEASAAGSVSPYMTSLFVETPLKKGTSSLLVNGRFSNINTFEEVLPGRQQEASFYDLIARYSMQAGDLICSATGVRTGDEGKINPGRNGILSWTNTAAGLRCFGFDNSLQFPFEISLGVSDFRNSESSAGSDQRFSKVTQGFLRLDSSQEFINSRLDFGINLLFQNYQASAQERFQPFENGLDVTDAMIQLYAKSTWDFSRNVSIEPGIGTQISSGYGASLEPRLRMNIQPFGSTKSEISLATGYYTQAMDGITDLRDAGSVFTIYRPSDRGSTLPGAWHNILEFSFRAASYLSSNIELFYKQHYNIPVSKWTPQAGIDTDIALASGTSYGLDLNLEFNRSPFFIYAGYGYSSVEYSASDDNLGSWLGGESITGFNPAHDLRHKFNVIINYSFAGFTAGLRWDVKSGLPYTRLAGTDLVLSIPGENPINDPGQSFAYFEKPYTENLPAYHRLDVSLKRFFDISEGFKFGAEIGAINVYDQANIFFVDITEFQVINQNGFLPYLSLSAEL from the coding sequence ATGATAAAGCACTTTTCCGGCATCATATTGATTTGCCTTCTCCTTTTTCAGGGTATTGTTTATGCTCAAAATTCATCTGTATTAAGACTGATAGTATTGGAATCAGGCGGACAGCCCGTTGTTGGGGCCAATGTATTGTTGTATGAAAACGGGCAGGACCAATACACCGGATATGGGGTTACAAACCGGGATGGATTTGTTGAATTCAGGAACCTGGAGGCCGGTGAATACCAGATCAGGACCACGTATATCGGGTTTGAGCCGTTTGAAAGGAGTTATGAACTTTCCGGTGAAGAAATCAGGGTAGAGCGCATCACGCTTCGTGATCAGGTTGGGGAACTGGATGAAATTGAAGTAACAGCCCGCGGTGCATTCAGAACCGGTGAAGTTGGCGTAACGAGGATAAGGGGCGAAGAGTTTAGCCGTGTTCCCTCCGCTGGATTAGAGGGCGACCTGATGGCCTACATTCAGACCTTGCCCGGTGTGGTCACCATCGGCGACCAGGGGGGAGATATTTTTATAAGGGGCGGAACTCCTGCTCAAAACCTGGTACTTGTTGACAATATACCGCTGGTAAAACCTTTTCATATATCCAATCTGTTTTCAGCATTTCCGGAACGCGTGGTAAATGATGTATCGGTTATGGCGGGCGGTTTTGATAACCGCTACATGAATTCAGCGTCCTCTGTGATTGAGGTGAATCTCAAACCCGGCAATCTGTATGAAGCTTCGGCGGCAGGTTCGGTTAGCCCATATATGACCTCCCTTTTTGTTGAAACGCCTTTGAAAAAGGGTACTTCATCACTTCTGGTAAATGGTCGTTTTTCAAATATCAATACATTTGAAGAAGTTCTCCCGGGCCGGCAGCAGGAGGCCAGTTTTTATGACCTGATTGCCAGGTATTCCATGCAGGCAGGTGATCTGATCTGCAGCGCAACGGGAGTGCGAACGGGCGATGAGGGGAAAATTAACCCAGGACGCAACGGTATCCTAAGCTGGACCAACACCGCCGCAGGGTTGCGCTGCTTTGGGTTTGACAACTCACTGCAGTTTCCGTTTGAAATTTCACTGGGGGTTTCCGACTTCCGAAACAGTGAGTCATCAGCCGGCTCAGATCAAAGATTCTCAAAGGTTACCCAGGGCTTTCTGCGCCTGGATAGCAGCCAGGAATTTATAAACTCCAGGCTCGATTTCGGCATCAATCTGCTTTTCCAAAATTATCAGGCTTCGGCACAGGAGAGGTTTCAGCCCTTCGAAAACGGTCTGGATGTAACGGATGCAATGATTCAGCTTTATGCGAAGTCCACTTGGGATTTCAGCCGCAATGTAAGCATTGAACCGGGCATAGGTACCCAGATTTCGAGTGGATACGGTGCATCCCTTGAACCACGGTTGCGGATGAATATTCAGCCGTTTGGGAGTACAAAAAGTGAAATAAGCCTGGCTACGGGCTACTACACCCAGGCAATGGACGGGATAACCGACCTTCGGGATGCAGGGTCCGTTTTTACCATATACAGGCCAAGTGACCGGGGCTCCACACTTCCAGGAGCCTGGCATAATATTCTTGAATTCAGTTTCCGGGCAGCTTCATATCTCTCATCAAATATTGAGCTTTTCTATAAGCAACATTACAATATTCCGGTTTCAAAATGGACACCCCAGGCCGGAATTGATACCGACATTGCCCTGGCGAGCGGAACAAGCTATGGGCTTGACCTGAATCTTGAATTCAATCGCTCGCCGTTTTTTATATATGCCGGTTATGGCTACTCAAGTGTGGAATATTCAGCATCGGATGATAATCTGGGATCATGGCTGGGCGGCGAATCGATTACTGGATTCAACCCTGCCCACGACCTGCGCCACAAGTTTAATGTCATTATCAATTACAGTTTTGCAGGGTTCACTGCCGGACTGAGATGGGATGTCAAATCCGGATTGCCTTACACCCGGCTTGCAGGAACCGATCTGGTACTTTCTATTCCAGGTGAAAACCCCATCAACGACCCGGGACAATCTTTTGCATACTTTGAAAAACCATATACTGAAAACCTGCCTGCGTATCACCGGCTCGACGTTTCACTAAAGAGATTTTTTGATATTTCAGAGGGATTTAAATTTGGGGCGGAGATCGGAGCCATCAACGTATACGACCAGGCCAATATCTTCTTCGTCGACATAACAGAGTTTCAGGTAATCAATCAAAACGGCTTCCTTCCCTACCTGTCACTAAGCGCTGAATTATAA
- a CDS encoding helix-turn-helix domain-containing protein, whose protein sequence is MKCITIPPPAELSEHIECYWVNTLHPGDVGCDYDYIIPDGVTDAIFMLNGVYERGVGEKSQLIDSCSLVPGFDKAVRVAQEPWTSCLAIRFRPGGFQGLTGISIRELSQPVYPLEEVMPDLADLVMNSISKNTQVEQILKEINTFLSGEQERIYGSNLSSRFIEEAIKNRGSIRISDFCDRAGLCKSTLEKNVREMTGLTPKTCARLIRIQFVIRELLSGTGLFSSVAYELDYHDQSHMIRDFKSVIGITPGEFLRSGFKLPNYSALPVNASAIA, encoded by the coding sequence ATGAAATGTATCACGATTCCTCCACCGGCTGAACTTTCAGAGCATATCGAGTGCTATTGGGTCAACACGCTTCATCCCGGCGATGTTGGCTGCGATTATGACTACATCATTCCCGATGGCGTCACAGATGCGATTTTTATGCTAAACGGAGTTTATGAAAGAGGAGTTGGGGAAAAGAGTCAGCTGATTGATTCCTGCAGCCTGGTTCCAGGTTTCGATAAAGCTGTGCGAGTTGCACAGGAACCCTGGACCAGCTGTCTTGCCATCCGCTTTCGACCCGGTGGATTTCAGGGGCTTACAGGTATTTCAATACGTGAATTGAGCCAGCCCGTTTATCCCCTGGAAGAGGTGATGCCCGACCTGGCAGACCTTGTAATGAACTCTATATCCAAAAATACCCAGGTTGAACAGATACTCAAGGAGATCAATACATTTCTCTCAGGAGAACAGGAGAGAATATACGGTTCCAATCTTTCCAGCCGATTTATAGAAGAGGCTATCAAAAACCGCGGATCCATACGCATCTCCGATTTTTGCGACCGGGCGGGCTTGTGTAAATCCACGCTCGAAAAGAATGTTCGTGAAATGACTGGCCTTACTCCCAAAACCTGTGCGCGGCTGATACGAATTCAGTTCGTTATTCGTGAGCTGTTAAGCGGAACCGGACTGTTCAGCAGTGTGGCTTATGAACTGGATTACCATGACCAAAGCCATATGATCCGGGATTTCAAGAGCGTGATCGGCATCACACCGGGAGAGTTTCTGCGCAGCGGGTTTAAACTGCCAAACTACTCCGCGCTGCCCGTAAATGCATCTGCTATAGCGTGA
- the purL gene encoding phosphoribosylformylglycinamidine synthase subunit PurL: protein MSKTILQEPEVTLELALDHGLTAEEYDMIKNYLGRTPTFTELGVYSVMWSEHCSYKNSILEIKKLPREGAQLLVEAGEENAGLVDIGDGLACAFKVESHNHPSAVEPYQGAATGVGGIHRDIFTMGARPVASLNSLRFGSMDTPRVRYLLDGVVRGISDYGNSFGIPMIGGDIYFDEAYKGNPLVNAMSVGIVKVGETASAIAKGIGNPVLIVGASTGRDGIHGATFASEEISEESEAKRPSVQVGDPFTEKLLLEASLEALKTGAVVGMQDMGAAGIACSTSEMTAKGGQGMKVDLDKVPAREDGMTAYELLLSESQERMLVVAEKGREQEIIDVYDKWDLHAVVIGEVVEGDRCTYWKEGEVKADIPADSLVLGGGAPQYVREAIRPAYLDDVQGFDARSLKHPDDHNQILLKLMGSPNIASKRWVHEQYDTMVRTNTVNAPGNSDSGVIRIKGSKKGLAAKTDCNGRYVYLNPRKGGQIAVAESARNVVCSGAKPVAVTNCLNFGNPYKPEVYWTFKEALGGMGDACRALNTPVTGGNVSFYNENPNGAIFPTPTIGMLGIVEDVEKHRMTPDFKKEGDIIYYLGADRKGLGGSEYLKTIHGLTIGDAPDIDLDLEVTLQELVLTLIQSERVNAAHDLSDGGLAAALAEMAIHAGKGASVSVKELGSDTHEVLYSEAQSGVLVTVPPSGLQKFEQTVSESAVNAVKIGLVNGSELVIDTAVKVKVSDLADVYESAIPKAMGS from the coding sequence ATGTCGAAAACCATACTGCAGGAACCTGAAGTAACCCTCGAACTGGCCCTTGATCACGGACTCACCGCAGAAGAGTACGATATGATCAAAAACTATCTTGGACGCACTCCCACGTTTACTGAACTGGGCGTCTACTCGGTGATGTGGAGCGAGCACTGCTCCTACAAAAACTCCATTCTGGAGATCAAAAAGCTGCCCAGAGAGGGGGCACAGCTGTTAGTTGAGGCCGGCGAAGAGAATGCAGGCCTGGTGGATATCGGTGACGGGCTTGCCTGCGCGTTTAAGGTGGAGAGCCACAATCACCCCTCGGCCGTGGAACCCTACCAGGGAGCCGCAACGGGAGTGGGCGGCATTCACCGCGACATTTTCACAATGGGGGCCCGGCCCGTGGCGTCCCTCAATTCGCTCCGGTTCGGATCGATGGATACACCCCGGGTTCGGTATTTGCTGGACGGCGTGGTGCGCGGTATTTCTGACTATGGAAATTCTTTCGGTATCCCGATGATAGGCGGTGATATCTATTTTGATGAAGCATACAAAGGCAACCCGCTTGTAAACGCCATGAGCGTGGGAATCGTGAAAGTGGGCGAAACGGCATCGGCCATTGCAAAGGGGATCGGCAACCCGGTTCTGATTGTGGGTGCCAGCACGGGACGCGACGGTATTCACGGAGCTACATTTGCATCCGAGGAGATCAGTGAAGAGAGCGAGGCGAAGAGGCCCAGCGTGCAGGTGGGAGATCCCTTTACCGAAAAGCTGTTGCTTGAAGCCAGCCTCGAAGCGCTGAAAACCGGCGCAGTTGTCGGTATGCAGGATATGGGGGCTGCCGGGATTGCTTGCTCCACGTCCGAAATGACGGCCAAGGGAGGGCAGGGGATGAAAGTTGATCTCGACAAGGTGCCGGCGCGTGAGGACGGGATGACAGCCTATGAATTGCTTCTGAGCGAGAGTCAGGAGCGTATGCTGGTGGTGGCCGAAAAAGGCCGCGAACAGGAAATTATCGATGTGTATGACAAGTGGGATCTCCATGCCGTAGTCATAGGCGAAGTGGTGGAAGGCGACCGCTGCACGTACTGGAAGGAGGGTGAGGTGAAGGCCGATATACCCGCTGACTCCCTGGTGCTCGGCGGAGGCGCTCCGCAATATGTCCGTGAGGCCATAAGGCCGGCCTATCTCGACGATGTTCAGGGATTTGATGCGCGATCGCTCAAACATCCGGATGACCACAATCAAATTTTATTGAAGCTGATGGGCTCACCGAATATCGCATCCAAACGGTGGGTTCATGAACAGTATGACACCATGGTACGTACCAATACCGTGAACGCTCCGGGCAATTCCGATTCCGGCGTTATTCGAATTAAAGGATCCAAAAAGGGATTGGCCGCTAAAACCGACTGCAACGGCCGCTATGTATATCTGAATCCCAGGAAGGGCGGACAAATTGCAGTGGCTGAATCGGCACGGAACGTAGTGTGCAGCGGTGCGAAACCGGTCGCCGTCACCAACTGTCTCAATTTCGGCAATCCCTATAAGCCCGAAGTGTACTGGACATTCAAAGAGGCTCTCGGGGGCATGGGAGATGCCTGCAGGGCACTCAATACACCGGTTACCGGCGGCAATGTGAGTTTTTATAACGAGAACCCGAACGGAGCCATTTTTCCGACGCCTACAATTGGCATGCTTGGAATCGTGGAAGATGTAGAGAAGCACCGGATGACTCCTGATTTTAAAAAGGAGGGGGATATCATCTACTATCTTGGAGCCGATCGCAAGGGTTTGGGAGGAAGCGAATACCTGAAAACGATTCACGGCCTCACCATCGGCGACGCTCCGGATATCGATCTGGACCTGGAAGTGACGCTACAGGAGCTGGTGCTCACGCTTATTCAGTCAGAGCGTGTGAATGCAGCCCACGATCTGTCCGACGGCGGGCTTGCAGCGGCTCTGGCAGAGATGGCTATACATGCCGGTAAAGGAGCCTCAGTATCTGTTAAGGAACTTGGGAGTGATACCCATGAAGTGCTCTATAGCGAAGCTCAATCGGGAGTACTGGTCACTGTTCCTCCATCCGGACTTCAGAAGTTTGAACAGACCGTGTCCGAATCGGCCGTAAATGCGGTGAAAATTGGCCTTGTAAACGGATCAGAGCTGGTTATTGATACGGCTGTAAAGGTGAAGGTCAGTGACCTGGCTGATGTTTACGAATCGGCCATCCCTAAAGCAATGGGAAGCTGA
- a CDS encoding cysteine desulfurase family protein has protein sequence MNPVYFDHAATTPVDQEVLDAMMPYFSEHYGNANSAHQFGRDCKVAIEDSREQIAALIGAEPSEIIFTSGGTESDNAIIKGVFEALSRAGKTEIITSPIEHHAVMHPAEALKRQGATVTYLQPDSNGVISADQVQNAISDKTAVVSLMHVNNEIGSINPIGEIAAVCSEHKVPFHSDTVQSIGKIPVNVKDLGLSALSISAHKLYGPKGIGVLYVKNGTPWIPWLQGGSQERRRRGGTSNVPGVVGLAKAMELSMAHMDDMTRHFNVLRKAVMNGLNKKFGGRFVINGPENDGVPHILNIGFVTSGSDPLDGEMLLLNLDIEGICVSNGSACTSGAMEPSHVLKGIGQTDAIGNASIRVSFGKQNTVEEVNYFIEKLDGILERMMTTVS, from the coding sequence ATGAATCCAGTTTATTTTGACCATGCTGCCACAACACCTGTTGATCAGGAAGTTCTGGACGCAATGATGCCTTACTTTTCTGAGCATTACGGAAATGCCAATTCAGCGCATCAGTTCGGCAGGGATTGCAAGGTGGCCATTGAAGATTCACGCGAGCAAATTGCTGCGCTGATTGGCGCTGAACCTTCTGAAATCATCTTCACAAGCGGTGGAACGGAAAGTGACAACGCCATTATCAAAGGCGTGTTTGAAGCGCTTAGCCGGGCCGGAAAAACGGAAATCATAACGTCACCCATCGAGCATCACGCAGTAATGCACCCCGCTGAAGCTCTGAAGCGGCAGGGTGCAACCGTTACTTATCTTCAACCCGATTCAAACGGCGTGATTTCGGCCGACCAGGTACAGAATGCGATCTCGGATAAGACCGCCGTAGTTAGCCTGATGCATGTGAACAACGAGATTGGTTCCATCAACCCGATCGGCGAGATTGCTGCTGTTTGCAGTGAGCATAAGGTACCCTTCCATTCCGACACGGTTCAGAGCATCGGCAAGATTCCGGTGAATGTGAAAGACCTTGGATTGAGCGCCCTCAGCATCAGTGCGCATAAGTTGTACGGGCCTAAAGGAATCGGTGTACTCTACGTAAAGAACGGCACGCCGTGGATCCCCTGGCTGCAGGGCGGTTCTCAGGAACGCAGACGGCGTGGCGGAACATCAAATGTACCCGGAGTTGTGGGCCTTGCAAAAGCAATGGAGCTGAGCATGGCGCACATGGACGATATGACCCGGCACTTCAACGTGCTTCGTAAAGCTGTGATGAACGGGCTCAACAAAAAATTTGGCGGAAGATTTGTAATTAACGGTCCTGAAAACGACGGCGTGCCGCATATTCTCAATATAGGCTTTGTAACGTCCGGATCGGACCCGCTTGACGGTGAGATGCTGCTGCTGAACCTGGATATCGAGGGCATCTGCGTGTCAAACGGTTCCGCCTGTACTTCAGGCGCCATGGAACCCTCGCATGTACTGAAAGGAATCGGACAAACCGACGCTATTGGCAATGCCAGCATCCGCGTTAGTTTTGGAAAGCAGAATACCGTTGAAGAGGTCAATTACTTTATCGAAAAACTGGATGGCATCCTGGAACGAATGATGACCACCGTTTCATGA
- a CDS encoding TIGR00730 family Rossman fold protein yields MNICVYCGSSSGKNRNIPEQAQKFGRLMAEKGHNLVYGGSSLGIMGVIADSVMLHGGEVIGVIPENLFSKEVAHTGITRLITVKDMHQRKSHMAELADAFVAFPGGFGTMEELFEIITWNQIGLLKKPVTIMNIDGFYDNLIRMIDHAATSGFIKEKNRDILQVAETLEQCLQFCER; encoded by the coding sequence ATGAATATTTGCGTTTACTGCGGCTCTTCATCCGGTAAAAACCGGAATATCCCCGAACAGGCACAAAAATTCGGACGGTTGATGGCTGAGAAGGGTCACAATCTGGTCTATGGAGGGTCTTCTCTCGGGATTATGGGTGTTATTGCCGATTCGGTAATGCTTCATGGCGGTGAAGTGATCGGGGTGATTCCCGAAAACCTGTTCAGCAAGGAGGTGGCCCATACCGGAATAACGCGTCTGATCACGGTGAAAGACATGCACCAGCGCAAATCTCACATGGCCGAGCTGGCCGATGCGTTTGTCGCCTTTCCGGGGGGCTTCGGAACCATGGAAGAGTTATTCGAGATCATCACCTGGAACCAGATCGGACTGCTCAAAAAGCCCGTAACGATCATGAACATCGATGGGTTTTATGATAATCTGATCCGGATGATCGACCACGCTGCAACATCCGGCTTCATTAAAGAAAAAAACAGGGACATTCTTCAGGTTGCTGAAACGCTGGAACAGTGCCTTCAGTTCTGTGAACGATAG
- a CDS encoding DUF1499 domain-containing protein → MSVYFFLQGSRPSDLKKGSEHKYSSPLKPCPDSPNCIHHAVEYRTTPEKLFKETLTALESMNPEDLEKDSQSFQINSVFRIRLFGFKDDLKAVISKKGDLSILFIRSSSREGYSDLGVNRRRVKKLIKRLSHLNSYSNKP, encoded by the coding sequence ATGAGTGTATATTTTTTTCTTCAGGGCTCCAGACCTTCGGATCTGAAAAAAGGGTCTGAACATAAATACAGCAGTCCCCTTAAACCCTGCCCTGACTCCCCCAACTGCATACATCACGCCGTAGAATATCGCACTACTCCCGAAAAGCTATTTAAGGAGACACTTACGGCGCTTGAATCGATGAACCCGGAAGACCTGGAAAAAGATTCACAAAGCTTTCAAATAAATTCCGTATTTCGGATCAGATTATTTGGATTCAAGGATGATTTGAAAGCAGTAATCAGTAAAAAAGGTGATCTGAGCATACTTTTTATCCGTAGTTCAAGCCGGGAAGGATATTCCGATCTGGGCGTGAACAGGAGAAGGGTAAAAAAACTGATCAAGCGTCTCAGCCACCTTAATTCATATTCTAACAAACCCTAA
- a CDS encoding AMP-dependent synthetase/ligase produces the protein MPTLVAFETLTELYQNLAEKYKNSDKTAFAFKPNPKAEYKTVTWDEVRDDVTAVASYLLQFGIEKDDRVAILSENRYEWAVVDLAIQMVGGINVSLYTTLPPKQCEYILKDSESKLFFVSTGIQLKKAIEVFGNCPDLKHVVAFDEAKVSSYMEHDFVSLYESACEQGKKVEEKMAETLKKRSSQTAPADVSTLIYTSGTTGSPKGAMLTHHNIVSNVKAAHDAIDIGEEDRCLSFLPLCHSFERTGGYYAMMAGGAEIYYAESVDTVAKNMLEVHPSIVVSVPRLFEKIYNLINKSVQDGSAIQQSIFNWALGVGRRYWQGERGLISVQKKLADKLVFDKLKQRTGGNIRFFVSGGAALPADIGAFFMAAGLNILEGYGLTETSPVMCCNRYGEEEMGTVGKVINGVTVGIQRLSDSKIIAQISGEDYPTDLTSEEGEILNRGPNTMKGYWKNEKATKEMIDDDGWLHTGDVGKFENGRLKITDRIKHMIVNAGGKNIYPGPIEDLFKTSPWIDQLVVVGEKQSFMAALIVPDFEAIEKHAKENNIEYGSMEDLIQNEAIKNLYKKEIRSFSNELASHEKIRDFRLLAKEFSVETGELTPTLKVKRRVIRDKYGHLIEDIFSGDSK, from the coding sequence ATGCCTACGCTTGTTGCATTTGAAACCCTGACAGAGCTGTATCAAAATCTTGCTGAAAAGTACAAAAATTCTGATAAAACGGCTTTTGCATTTAAGCCGAACCCCAAAGCGGAATATAAAACCGTTACGTGGGATGAGGTAAGGGATGACGTCACTGCAGTTGCATCCTATCTTCTGCAATTTGGCATAGAAAAAGACGACAGGGTAGCCATACTTAGTGAAAACAGGTATGAGTGGGCGGTGGTGGATCTTGCCATTCAGATGGTTGGCGGCATCAATGTATCATTGTACACCACGCTCCCGCCCAAGCAGTGTGAGTATATTCTGAAGGACTCTGAATCAAAGCTCTTTTTTGTGTCCACAGGGATTCAGCTTAAAAAAGCGATTGAGGTGTTTGGAAATTGTCCTGACCTGAAGCATGTGGTTGCTTTTGATGAAGCGAAAGTGAGCTCTTACATGGAACATGATTTTGTCTCTCTTTATGAATCGGCGTGCGAACAGGGTAAAAAGGTTGAAGAGAAAATGGCAGAAACCCTGAAAAAGCGTTCCTCACAAACGGCTCCGGCAGACGTCTCCACGCTTATCTACACCTCCGGCACCACAGGAAGCCCCAAAGGAGCAATGCTTACCCATCACAATATCGTGAGTAATGTAAAAGCTGCACATGATGCGATCGATATCGGAGAGGAAGACCGTTGCCTGTCCTTTTTACCGCTTTGCCATTCATTCGAGAGAACGGGCGGATACTATGCAATGATGGCAGGAGGGGCAGAAATTTACTATGCGGAAAGCGTGGATACCGTAGCAAAAAATATGCTTGAAGTTCATCCTTCAATCGTGGTAAGCGTCCCCCGTCTGTTTGAAAAAATTTACAACCTGATCAACAAAAGCGTTCAGGACGGGAGTGCCATTCAGCAATCCATTTTCAACTGGGCACTTGGTGTAGGCCGCAGGTACTGGCAGGGTGAGCGAGGCCTGATCAGCGTTCAGAAAAAACTGGCCGACAAACTAGTATTCGATAAGCTTAAACAGCGAACCGGCGGTAACATACGCTTTTTTGTTTCAGGTGGTGCTGCCCTGCCGGCCGATATCGGTGCATTCTTTATGGCGGCCGGACTCAATATCCTGGAAGGATACGGCCTTACGGAAACGTCACCGGTAATGTGCTGCAACCGATATGGTGAAGAGGAGATGGGTACGGTCGGAAAAGTGATCAACGGTGTGACGGTCGGTATTCAGAGGCTCAGCGACAGTAAAATTATTGCACAGATAAGCGGTGAGGACTATCCGACGGACCTTACCTCTGAAGAGGGGGAGATCCTGAATCGGGGGCCCAATACCATGAAGGGCTACTGGAAAAATGAGAAAGCCACCAAAGAGATGATTGATGATGATGGATGGCTTCACACGGGAGATGTGGGCAAATTTGAAAACGGCAGGCTGAAAATTACGGATCGCATCAAGCATATGATCGTAAATGCCGGCGGTAAGAACATCTATCCGGGCCCCATAGAAGATCTCTTTAAAACCAGTCCGTGGATCGATCAGCTTGTTGTGGTTGGTGAAAAACAGAGTTTCATGGCAGCACTTATCGTACCCGACTTTGAAGCTATTGAAAAGCATGCCAAAGAGAACAATATTGAATACGGCAGCATGGAGGATCTCATTCAGAATGAAGCGATAAAAAATCTTTATAAAAAAGAGATTCGATCATTTTCGAATGAACTCGCATCCCACGAAAAAATTCGTGATTTCAGGCTTTTAGCTAAAGAGTTTTCTGTTGAAACCGGAGAGCTGACGCCTACTCTGAAGGTGAAGCGCAGGGTGATCCGGGATAAATACGGCCACCTGATCGAAGATATCTTTTCCGGGGATAGCAAATAG